One window of Pseudomonas urmiensis genomic DNA carries:
- a CDS encoding heme lyase CcmF/NrfE family subunit translates to MNAALVIPELGQLAMILAICFAVVQASVPLLGAWRGDSLWMSLARPAAWGQFAFLSFAFACLTHAFMTDNFSVAYVASNSNSALPWYYKFSAVWGAHEGSLLLWALILGGWTFAVSVFSRQLPQVMLARVLAVMGMISVGFLSFLIITSNPFQRLLPQVPTDGRDLNPLLQDFGLIVHPPMLYMGYVGFSVAFAFAIAALLGGRLDAAWARWSRPWTIVAWAFLGVGITLGSWWAYYELGWGGWWFWDPVENASFMPWLVGTALIHSLAVTEKRGVFKSWTVLLAIAAFSLSLLGTFLVRSGVLTSVHAFAADPSRGVFILIFLLFVVGGSLTLFALRAPVVKSHVGFALWSRETLLLANNLVLVVAASMILLGTLYPLVLDALTGAKLSVGPPYFDALFLPLMALLMVVLGVGVLVRWKDTPGKWLASMLTPVLIGSAILAPVAGFIADDFDWPALATFALAAWVVLAGLRDILDKTRHKGLGKGLRGLSRSYWGMHLAHLGLAVCALGVVLSSNNSAERDLRMAPGESVELGGYHFLFEGAKHFEGPNFISDKGTVRVSRDGREISVLHPEKRLYTVQQSMMTEAGIDAGFTRDLYVALGEPLENGAWAVRVHIKPYVRWIWLGGLLTGLGGLLAAFDRRYRVKVKTRVRDVLGVSGATA, encoded by the coding sequence ATGAACGCAGCCTTGGTAATCCCTGAACTGGGCCAGCTGGCGATGATCCTGGCGATCTGCTTTGCCGTAGTGCAGGCCAGCGTGCCGCTGCTCGGCGCCTGGCGCGGCGACAGCCTGTGGATGAGCCTGGCGCGCCCTGCGGCCTGGGGCCAGTTCGCCTTCCTCAGCTTTGCCTTCGCCTGCCTGACCCACGCCTTCATGACCGACAACTTCTCGGTCGCCTATGTCGCCAGCAACTCCAACAGCGCCTTGCCTTGGTACTACAAGTTCAGCGCGGTGTGGGGCGCGCACGAGGGCTCGCTGCTGCTGTGGGCGTTGATCCTCGGCGGCTGGACCTTTGCCGTATCGGTGTTCTCGCGCCAGTTGCCACAGGTGATGCTGGCCCGGGTGCTGGCGGTGATGGGCATGATCAGCGTCGGCTTCCTGTCGTTCCTGATCATCACCTCCAACCCGTTCCAGCGCCTGTTGCCGCAGGTGCCGACCGATGGTCGCGACCTCAACCCCTTGCTGCAGGACTTCGGCCTGATCGTCCATCCGCCGATGCTCTACATGGGCTATGTCGGGTTCTCGGTGGCCTTCGCCTTCGCCATCGCCGCCTTGCTCGGCGGCCGCCTGGATGCGGCCTGGGCGCGTTGGTCGCGGCCGTGGACCATCGTCGCCTGGGCCTTCCTCGGCGTCGGTATCACCCTGGGCTCGTGGTGGGCTTACTACGAGTTGGGCTGGGGCGGTTGGTGGTTCTGGGACCCGGTCGAAAACGCCTCGTTCATGCCCTGGCTGGTCGGCACGGCGCTGATCCACTCGCTGGCCGTCACGGAAAAGCGCGGGGTGTTCAAGAGCTGGACGGTGTTGCTGGCGATTGCCGCCTTCTCGCTGAGCCTGCTGGGCACCTTCCTGGTTCGCTCCGGGGTGCTGACCTCCGTGCACGCGTTTGCCGCCGACCCTTCACGCGGCGTGTTCATCCTGATCTTCCTGCTGTTCGTGGTCGGCGGCTCGCTGACCTTGTTCGCCCTGCGCGCGCCAGTGGTCAAGAGCCACGTAGGTTTCGCCCTGTGGTCGCGTGAGACGCTGCTCCTGGCCAACAACCTGGTGCTGGTGGTGGCCGCGTCGATGATCCTGCTCGGCACCCTCTACCCACTGGTGCTCGATGCCCTGACCGGCGCCAAGCTGTCGGTCGGCCCGCCGTATTTCGATGCCTTGTTCCTGCCGTTGATGGCGCTGCTGATGGTGGTGCTCGGTGTCGGCGTACTGGTGCGCTGGAAAGATACCCCCGGCAAGTGGCTGGCAAGCATGCTGACCCCGGTACTGATTGGCAGCGCGATCCTCGCGCCGGTCGCAGGGTTTATCGCCGACGACTTCGACTGGCCGGCGCTGGCGACCTTCGCCCTGGCGGCCTGGGTGGTTCTGGCCGGGCTGCGCGACATCCTCGACAAGACCCGCCACAAAGGCCTGGGCAAGGGCCTGCGCGGCCTGTCGCGCAGCTACTGGGGCATGCACCTGGCGCACCTGGGCCTGGCGGTGTGCGCCCTGGGCGTGGTGCTGTCGAGCAACAACAGCGCCGAGCGCGACCTGCGCATGGCGCCGGGCGAGAGTGTCGAGCTGGGCGGCTATCACTTCCTGTTCGAAGGCGCCAAGCACTTCGAGGGGCCGAACTTCATCTCCGACAAGGGCACTGTGCGGGTCTCGCGTGATGGTCGGGAGATCTCCGTGCTGCATCCCGAGAAGCGCCTGTACACCGTGCAGCAGTCGATGATGACCGAGGCCGGCATCGATGCCGGCTTCACCCGTGACCTGTATGTCGCCCTCGGCGAGCCGTTGGAGAACGGCGCCTGGGCGGTGCGGGTGCACATCAAGCCTTACGTTCGCTGGATCTGGCTGGGCGGTCTGTTGACCGGCCTGGGCGGCTTGCTGGCGGCCTTCGACCGGCGCTACCGCGTCAAGGTCAAGACCCGGGTGCGTGATGTCCTGGGCGTGTCTGGAGCAACTGCATGA
- a CDS encoding DsbE family thiol:disulfide interchange protein: MKRWIMVVPLAVFLLMAVFLYKGLFLKPDELPSAMIGKPFPAFSLASVQGERTLTQADLLGRPALVNVWGTWCPSCKVEHPYLNQLAEQGVVIHGVNYKDDNAAALKWLAEFHNPYQLDIRDEQGSLGLDLGVYGAPETFLIDAKGIIRYKHVGVVDATVWREQLAPLYQGLVDEAKP; encoded by the coding sequence ATGAAGCGTTGGATCATGGTCGTGCCATTGGCGGTGTTCCTGCTGATGGCGGTGTTTCTCTACAAGGGGCTGTTCCTCAAGCCCGACGAACTGCCTTCGGCAATGATCGGCAAGCCGTTCCCGGCGTTCTCCCTGGCCTCGGTGCAGGGCGAGCGAACCCTGACCCAGGCGGATCTGTTGGGCCGCCCGGCGCTGGTCAACGTGTGGGGCACCTGGTGCCCATCGTGCAAGGTCGAGCACCCGTACCTGAACCAGTTGGCCGAGCAGGGCGTGGTGATTCATGGCGTCAACTACAAGGACGACAACGCCGCCGCGCTGAAATGGCTGGCCGAATTCCACAACCCCTATCAGCTGGACATCCGCGATGAGCAGGGCAGCCTCGGGCTGGACCTGGGCGTGTATGGCGCGCCGGAGACCTTCCTGATCGATGCCAAGGGCATCATTCGCTACAAGCATGTCGGCGTCGTCGATGCCACGGTGTGGCGCGAGCAGTTGGCGCCGCTGTACCAGGGCCTGGTTGATGAGGCCAAGCCATGA
- a CDS encoding cytochrome c-type biogenesis protein, which yields MKRGLAAAVLGLFLGLGLAGVARAAIDTYQFRDDAERERYQQLTKELRCPKCQNQDIADSNAPIAADLRREIFRMLGEGKSNQQIVEFMVDRYGDFVRYKPALSGRTWLLWFGPGILLLGGFVVLAVIVRRRRRPVAAGSQELSAEQRERLAKLLEKERTHD from the coding sequence ATGAAGCGGGGGCTGGCAGCCGCTGTGCTGGGGCTCTTTCTGGGCTTGGGCCTGGCCGGGGTGGCCAGGGCGGCCATCGATACCTATCAGTTTCGTGACGACGCCGAGCGCGAGCGCTATCAGCAACTGACCAAGGAGCTGCGCTGCCCCAAGTGCCAGAACCAGGACATCGCCGACTCCAACGCGCCGATCGCCGCCGACCTGCGCCGGGAGATCTTCCGCATGCTCGGCGAAGGCAAGAGCAATCAGCAGATCGTCGAGTTCATGGTCGACCGCTACGGCGATTTCGTGCGCTACAAACCGGCCCTGAGCGGGCGCACCTGGCTGCTCTGGTTCGGCCCAGGGATCCTTCTGCTCGGTGGCTTCGTGGTGCTGGCGGTGATCGTCCGTCGGCGTCGGCGCCCAGTGGCCGCTGGCTCCCAGGAGCTGTCTGCCGAACAACGCGAACGTCTCGCCAAACTGCTGGAAAAAGAACGTACCCATGACTGA
- the ccmI gene encoding c-type cytochrome biogenesis protein CcmI, translating to MTEFWLSAGLLLLAALGFLLIPILRGRRRQQEEDRTALNVALYQERVAELTAQQAAGVLDAEQLASGRDEAARELLADTEEAQAPPQGHLGKALPLLAAVLVPVMGLGLYLHFGAAEQVELTREFAEAPKSMQEMTSRLERAVQAQPDSAEGLYFLGRAYMADQRPADAARTFERAVALAGRQPELLGQWAQALYFAADKQWSAQVQTLTDEALKADPKEVTSLGLRGIAAFEGERYQEAIDYWQRLLAQLPEGDASRAALQGGIDRAAEKLSATAGKPAQAAPAARLKVRVELAAALKDKVQPGDTVFIFARASKGPPMPVAAKRVTIAQLPIDVELSDADAMMPQMKLSDFSEVQLVARVSRAGQPTQGEWVGQSAPLSNRTAGTQHLTIDSPDR from the coding sequence ATGACTGAATTCTGGCTTAGCGCGGGCCTGCTGTTGCTCGCTGCCCTCGGCTTTTTGCTGATCCCGATCCTGCGTGGCCGTCGTCGCCAGCAGGAAGAAGACCGCACCGCCCTCAACGTGGCCCTGTACCAGGAGCGGGTTGCCGAATTGACTGCACAACAGGCTGCCGGCGTGCTCGATGCCGAGCAACTGGCGAGCGGCCGTGATGAAGCGGCGCGCGAGCTGCTGGCCGATACCGAAGAGGCCCAAGCGCCGCCCCAGGGCCATCTGGGCAAGGCACTGCCGCTGCTGGCGGCGGTACTGGTGCCGGTGATGGGGTTGGGGCTGTATCTGCATTTCGGCGCTGCCGAGCAGGTCGAGCTGACCCGCGAATTCGCCGAGGCGCCCAAGTCCATGCAGGAGATGACCAGCCGTCTGGAGCGAGCGGTTCAGGCGCAGCCGGATTCTGCCGAGGGCCTGTATTTCCTCGGTCGCGCCTATATGGCCGATCAGCGCCCGGCGGACGCTGCGCGAACCTTCGAGCGCGCGGTAGCCTTGGCAGGCCGTCAGCCCGAATTGCTGGGGCAGTGGGCGCAAGCCTTGTATTTCGCGGCTGACAAGCAGTGGAGCGCGCAGGTGCAGACGCTGACCGACGAAGCCCTCAAAGCTGATCCAAAAGAAGTGACCAGCCTGGGGCTGCGTGGCATCGCTGCGTTCGAGGGCGAGCGCTATCAGGAGGCTATCGATTATTGGCAGCGCTTGCTGGCGCAACTGCCCGAGGGTGATGCCTCGCGAGCGGCGTTACAAGGGGGGATCGATCGCGCCGCCGAGAAACTTTCCGCTACTGCTGGCAAGCCTGCGCAAGCGGCGCCTGCAGCGCGTTTGAAAGTGCGAGTTGAACTGGCCGCGGCGCTCAAGGACAAAGTCCAGCCGGGCGATACCGTGTTCATTTTTGCCCGCGCCAGCAAAGGCCCGCCCATGCCGGTCGCGGCCAAGCGGGTGACCATTGCGCAATTGCCAATCGACGTCGAGTTGTCCGATGCCGACGCGATGATGCCGCAGATGAAACTGTCCGATTTCAGCGAAGTCCAACTGGTTGCACGCGTCTCGCGCGCAGGCCAACCGACCCAAGGTGAATGGGTTGGCCAGAGCGCGCCGCTGAGCAACCGCACTGCCGGCACTCAGCACCTGACCATCGACAGCCCCGACCGCTAA
- a CDS encoding 2-hydroxyacid dehydrogenase — protein MSKTVLVLVETVDDYLPLLEQAGYRLIRAPSPQLRADAIVRHAGEIDAVLTRGPLGLTAAEIDALPKLQIICVIGAGYEQVDLPAAAARGITVTNGAGANAPAVADHTLALLLALLRDIPRADASTRRAEWNRVISPSVSGKRLGILGLGAVGLAIAKRASLGFDMPISYHSRTPREDVAYSWYDSPQHLAEAVDILVVATPGGANTHHLVDAQVLQALGAEGYLVNIARASVVDTQALVEALQQGTIAGAALDVFDDEPAVPDALKALGNTVLTPHVAGQSPEAARDTVALVLRNLQAFFAGESVLTPVRP, from the coding sequence ATGAGCAAGACAGTCCTGGTACTGGTTGAAACCGTCGACGATTACCTGCCATTGCTCGAACAGGCCGGCTACCGCCTGATTCGCGCGCCATCGCCACAACTGCGCGCCGACGCCATCGTGCGCCATGCCGGCGAGATCGATGCAGTCCTTACCCGCGGGCCACTGGGCCTGACCGCCGCTGAAATAGACGCCCTGCCCAAGTTGCAGATCATCTGCGTGATCGGCGCGGGCTACGAGCAGGTCGACTTGCCTGCCGCAGCGGCGCGCGGCATTACCGTGACCAATGGCGCTGGCGCCAATGCGCCTGCCGTCGCCGACCACACCCTGGCCCTGCTGCTGGCACTGCTGCGCGATATCCCCCGCGCCGATGCCAGTACCCGCCGCGCTGAGTGGAACCGGGTCATCAGCCCCTCGGTGTCGGGCAAGCGCTTAGGGATTCTCGGCCTGGGTGCGGTCGGGCTGGCGATTGCCAAGCGTGCATCGCTGGGTTTTGACATGCCCATCAGCTACCACAGTCGTACCCCGCGTGAAGACGTTGCATACAGCTGGTACGACAGCCCGCAACACCTGGCCGAGGCGGTCGATATTCTGGTGGTCGCCACCCCGGGCGGTGCCAACACCCACCATCTGGTGGACGCGCAGGTGCTTCAGGCGCTGGGTGCCGAGGGCTATCTGGTCAATATCGCCCGCGCCAGCGTGGTCGACACCCAGGCGCTGGTCGAAGCCTTGCAGCAAGGCACGATCGCGGGCGCTGCCTTGGATGTGTTCGATGACGAGCCGGCAGTGCCCGATGCGCTCAAGGCGCTGGGCAACACCGTGCTGACGCCTCACGTTGCCGGGCAATCGCCGGAAGCTGCACGCGATACCGTGGCCCTGGTGCTGCGTAACCTGCAGGCATTCTTCGCTGGCGAGTCGGTATTGACCCCAGTTCGTCCTTGA
- a CDS encoding PhzF family phenazine biosynthesis protein: MQLEIFQVDAFSAQPFGGNPAAVIPLENWLPDELLQRIAEENNLSETAYLVKNQAGYDLRWFTPTVEVDLCGHATLAAAWVLFEQLGEQAKVLRFNTRSGELRVSRGADGLLAMDFPAKQPVAVETPSGLLEALGLSRARGVYRTDDYLVVIDDASLIETLAPDFVALAGFDVRGIAVTAPGRGYDFVTRWFGPRVGVNEDPVTGSAHTSLAPYWAERLDQSSLSCEQGGARKGQLHCQVPGNGRVIISGKGALYLRGTIFI, from the coding sequence ATGCAACTTGAGATCTTCCAGGTAGATGCGTTTTCCGCCCAGCCCTTTGGTGGCAACCCGGCAGCGGTGATCCCCCTTGAAAACTGGCTGCCCGATGAGCTGCTGCAACGCATTGCCGAAGAGAACAATCTCTCCGAGACCGCTTATTTGGTGAAAAACCAGGCGGGCTATGACTTGCGCTGGTTCACCCCGACGGTGGAGGTCGACCTGTGTGGGCATGCGACCTTGGCGGCAGCCTGGGTGCTGTTCGAGCAGCTGGGGGAGCAGGCGAAGGTGTTGCGGTTCAATACCCGCAGCGGCGAGTTGCGCGTCAGCCGTGGCGCTGATGGCTTGCTGGCGATGGATTTCCCGGCCAAACAGCCGGTGGCGGTCGAGACGCCGTCGGGCTTGCTCGAAGCGCTCGGCCTGAGCCGCGCTCGCGGGGTCTATCGCACAGACGATTATTTGGTGGTGATTGACGATGCCTCGCTGATCGAGACCCTGGCGCCGGACTTCGTCGCGTTGGCCGGGTTTGATGTGCGCGGGATCGCGGTGACCGCGCCGGGCCGTGGGTATGATTTCGTCACCCGTTGGTTCGGGCCGCGCGTAGGGGTCAATGAAGACCCGGTGACCGGTTCTGCCCACACCTCGCTGGCGCCATACTGGGCCGAGCGCCTGGATCAGAGCAGCCTGAGCTGCGAGCAGGGTGGCGCGCGCAAGGGGCAATTGCACTGCCAGGTGCCTGGTAATGGCCGGGTGATCATCAGTGGCAAGGGCGCGTTGTATCTGCGCGGGACAATATTCATCTGA